The Pyrus communis chromosome 9, drPyrComm1.1, whole genome shotgun sequence genome has a segment encoding these proteins:
- the LOC137745040 gene encoding uncharacterized protein — MVKGGKVSSKRKIKARIPSKYQGSDDSDEDYVISGEENEVSEDLEEDYCSSLDGDASEDSFGSFADEEEEEEEVKKVRKNSRSRAKRGSAGLIEEEEEEEEEEDKEEVKPVRKGIRSKVRNGFSGRQKNGVKPLRKRRMIAYREVEDQDYNDEDDDDDEEFTPDEDEFSEVEEKQVVKKKKTNGKLGKRRLKKKGHSVRGEKRRKSMALKKPLRNKGRTSQAMGRKARRDDELESDSDFIGSVVPMRVTNEKKRVRKRRRMSVPSDSDFVPSGASDFDYTISEEEREQVREAKELCERLETNLRSSSVPTSLPEDTLVQLPRKPPRRKGKEKIEQVKVEVVKQVCGICFSEEDKRRVRGTLDCCTHYFCFACIMEWGKVESRCPLCKQRFKTISKPARSTTGIDLREVVIQVPERDQVYQPTEEELRSYLDPYENVICTECHEGGEDGLMLLCDICDSPAHTFCVGLGREVPDGNWYCEGCRPVAMGSSSSQAQGWSSDQRTTNNILSNRPSPAVYFDEGIDLNVVSSPCPQFTQGFSPRIPVGGFQAPSPLSGAAAPTLSGRRLIQRHIQQLLNLNRTTYMASMNERNSSNNLSNDFSNSQAAQAREMTVQHTRTDEMEAAYHTFFEERLQDNHLALVPDNLSTDFLNSSVSTPQRRQAIEDPTTTSADRSLNGALWPELTGMNSVPNYGQFHQLSSRPNISGSDAGVSPNTAIEQSGFHLAKEKLKVMVKNRLDNLSRDVDLDKDTFNDIARRSTHTVLAACGHQHRSNEVVLIPPPSTCSHIELTACGMTSLMRGCCSSCFESFVGEVVKRILDTKLQHWLSLAL, encoded by the exons ATGGTAAAGGGAGGGAAGGTTAGTTCCAAGCGAAAAATCAAGGCAAGGATTCCGTCAAAGTATCAGGGTTCCGATGATTCGGATGAGGATTATGTGATTTcgggggaagaaaatgaagtttCTGAGGATTTAGAGGAGGATTACTGTTCTTCTTTGGATGGAGATGCGTCAGAAGACAGCTTTGGGAGTTTTGCGgacgaggaggaagaggaggaggaagtgAAAAAGGTGAGGAAGAACAGTAGATCAAGAGCGAAAAGGGGTTCTGCTGGtttaattgaggaggaggaggaggaggaggaagaagaagacaaagaggAAGTGAAACCGGTTCGGAAGGGAATCAGGTCAAAAGTCCGAAATGGTTTTTCTGGTCGGCAGAAAAATGGGGTTAAACCGTTACGAAAGAGGAGAATGATTGCATATCGTGAGGTGGAGGATCAGGATTAtaatgatgaagatgatgatgacgatgaggAATTTACACCAGATGAAGATGAATTTTCAGAGGTGGAAGAAAAACAAGtggtgaaaaagaagaaaactaatGGGAAACTGGGCAAGCGGCGGTTGAAGAAAAAGGGTCATTCTGTAAGAGGtgaaaaaaggagaaaatctATGGCTTTAAAGAAGCCTTTGAGAAACAAAGGTAGAACGAGTCAGGCGATGGGGAGGAAGGCAAGAAGGGATGATGAACTTGAAAGTGATAGTGATTTTATTGGTAGTGTTGTGCCCATGAGAGTAACGAATGAGAAAAAAAGGGTTAGGAAAAGGAGGAGAATGTCCGTACCTTCAGATTCAGATTTTGTGCCTTCTGGAGCATCTGATTTTGACTACACCATCTctgaggaagagagagagcaaGTACGAGAAGCCAAGGAGTTGTGTGAAAGATTGGAAACTAATTTGCGAAGCTCATCAGTGCCTACTAGCCTTCCGGAGGATACACTTGTACAGCTGCCAAGAAAGCCTCCTAGAAGGAAGGGCAAAGAGAAGATTGAACAAGTGAAGGTTGAGGTTGTAAAGCAGGTCTGTGGAATTTGTTTTTCCGAGGAAGATAAAAGAAGAGTGAGGGGAACATTAGACTGTTGCActcattatttttgttttgcatgcATCATGGAATGGGGAAAAGTGGAATCTCGTTGCCCTTTGTGCAAGCAAAGGTTTAAGACAATTAGTAAGCCTGCAAGATCTACGACCGGAATTGATTTGAGAGAAGTGGTGATACAGGTCCCTGAGCGTGATCAG GTCTATCAACCAACAGAAGAAGAACTCAGGAGTTATCTCGACCCTTATGAGAATGTGATCTGTACAGAATGCCACGAAGGAGGGGAAGATGGCCTCATGCTACTGTGTGATATATGTGATTCACCTGCTCACACCTTTTGTGTTGGTCTTGGTCGAGAAGTACCTGATGGTAATTGGTACTGTGAGGGTTGTAGACCTGTAGCTATGGGATCCTCAAGTTCACAGGCTCAGGGTTGGTCGTCTGATCAAAGAACTACAAACAACATTCTGTCTAATAGACCATCACCTGCTGTATATTTTGACGAAGGGATAGACCTTAATGTGGTGTCCTCACCTTGTCCACAATTCACTCAAGGATTTTCCCCAAGAATTCCTGTTGGAGGTTTTCAAGCACCTTCCCCGTTATCTGGGGCTGCGGCACCAACTCTATCAGGGAGACGCTTAATACAGCGTCATATTCAACAACTCCTTAATCTTAACAGGACGACTTATATGGCCAGTATGAATGAGAGGAACTCATCCAATAATCTGAGTAATGATTTCTCAAACTCTCAAGCTGCTCAGGCGAGGGAAATGACAGTCCAACATACCAGGACAGACGAGATGGAGGCAGCTTATCACACATTCTTTGAGGAGAGATTACAAGACAATCATTTAGCACTAGTGCCAGATAATTTGAGTACTGATTTCTTAAATTCATCAGTATCAACCCCTCAGAGAAGGCAAGCAATCGAGGATCCAACTACTACATCTGCCGATAGATCTCTAAATGGAGCACTATGGCCTGAACTTACCGGGATGAACTCAGTACCAAATTACGGTCAATTCCATCAGTTAAGCAGTAGACCAAATATTAGTGGATCTGATGCTGGTGTGTCCCCTAATACAGCTATAGAACAGAGTGGCTTTCACCTAGCAAAGGAAAAACTGAAAGTGATGGTGAAAAACCGCTTGGATAATTTGTCCCGAGATGTTGATCTAG ACAAAGATACTTTCAATGACATTGCAAGGAGATCGACACACACTGTCTTGGCTGCGTGCGGACACCAGCACAGAAGCAACGAGGTAGTTCTGATTCCTCCCCCATCAACCTGCTCCCACATTGAATTAACAGCGTGTGGAATGACAAGTCTGATGAGAGGTTGCTGTTCATCTTGTTTCGAATCTTTTGTAGGGGAAGTCGTAAAGAGGATCCTCGATACCAAACTCCAACACTGGTTGAGTTTAGCTCTCTAG
- the LOC137745047 gene encoding protein DEHYDRATION-INDUCED 19 homolog 3-like has protein sequence MDGDSWSARLSSASRRYQSALQSRSDMFMGFEEIDGDDDIREEFPCPFCSEYFDIVGLCCHIDEEHPVEAKNGVCPVCTMRVGVDMVAHITLQHGSIFKMQRKRKTRKSGAHSTLSLLRKELREGNLQSLFGNSSCLLSSSNAAPDPLLSQFILPMADDFVSMPPFSTETSSAKKSSDEKVSERNVQSPPLSIKDKEEKTKRCAFVQGMLLSTILDDGV, from the exons ATGGACGGTGATTCCTGGAGCGCCCGTCTTTCTTCTGCCTCCCGGCGTTATCAATCCGCTCTTCAATCTCGATCTG ATATGTTCATGGGGTTTGAAGAAATTGATGGGGATGATGATATAAGGGAGGAATTTCCATGCCCGTTCTGCTCCGAATACTTTGACATTGTCGGATTGTGCTGCCACATTGATGAAGAGCACCCAGTGGAGGCAAAAAATGGG GTATGTCCGGTTTGTACAATGAGGGTGGGGGTTGATATGGTTGCGCACATTACCCTACAACATGGAAGTATATTCAAGAT GCAACGCAAGAGGAAGACAAGGAAAAGTGGAGCTCATTCAACTCTGTCTTTGTTGAGGAAAGAGCTGCGAGAAGGAAATTTGCAGTCTCTTTTTGGGAACTCTTCCTGTTTACTTTCCTCCTCCAATGCAGCGCCTGATCCATTGTTGTCACAATTTATTTTGCCTATGGCTGATGATTTTGTTAGTATGCCACCCTTCTCAACTGAAACAAGCTCAGCCAAGAAAAGTTCAGATGAGAAAGTATCAGAACG AAATGTGCAGTCGCCTCCTCTGTCCATCAAGGATAAGGAAGAGAAGACGAAAAGGTGTGCGTTTGTTCAGGGGATGTTGTTGTCCACCATTCTTGACGACGGTGTATGA
- the LOC137745788 gene encoding syntaxin-43-like, translating into MATRNRTLVFRKYRDALKSVRAPTSSYASPSTSSGGGPVIELVSTSLLNPNRNYAPLSTEDPGNSSRGTLTVGLPPAWVDLSEEIAANVQRARVKMAELTKAHAKALMPSFGDGKEDQRLIESLTQEITNLIRKSEKTLQRLSAAGPSEDSNVRKNVQRSLATDLQTLSMDLRKKQSTYLKRLRQQTEGQDGDDLEMNLNGSTSRMDGDDLDDMMFNERQMAKIKKNEAVTAEREREIQQVVQSVNELAQIMKDLAVLVIDQGTIVDRIDYNIQNVASTVDEGLKQLQKAERTQKQGGMVMCASILVIMCFVMLVLLILKEIFF; encoded by the exons ATGGCGACGAGGAATCGGACCTTGGTTTTCAGAAAGTATAGGGATGCGTTGAAGAGCGTCCGCGCTCCCACGAGCTCCTACGCTTCGCCGTCTACGAGCTCCGGTGGCGGTCCGGTCATTGAATTGGTCAGCACTTCGCTTTTGAATCCCAACCGGAATTATGCCCCGCTCAGTACTGAGGATCCCGGCAATTCAAg TCGTGGTACACTTACTGTTGGTCTACCGCCAGCATGGGTGGATCTATCTGAAGAGATAGCAGCAAATGTGCAGCGTGCACGGGTAAAAATGGCTGAGCTAACTAAGGCTCATGCAAAGGCTTTAATGCCTTCTTTTGGAGACGGTAAAGAAGATCAACGCTTGATTGAGAGTCTTACGCAAGAGATAACTAATTTGATAAGGAAATCCGAGAAGACACTACAGAGACTTTCTGCAGCTGGGCCTTCTGAAGATTCAAATGTTAGAAAAAATGTGCAG CGATCTCTTGCCACTGACCTTCAAACCCTCTCAATGGACCTTCGCAAGAAACAGTCAACTTATTTGAAGCGACTCAGGCAGCAAACAGAG GGTCAAGATGGGGATGATTTAGAGATGAACCTAAATGGAAGTACATCGAGAATGGATGGTGATGATTTGGATGACATG ATGTTTAATGAGCGTCAGATGGCCAAGATAAAGAAAAACGAGGCAGTCACAGcagaaagggaaagagagatcCAACAG GTTGTGCAATCTGTGAATGAGCTCGCTCAGATAATGAAGGATTTGGCAGTACTAGTGATAGACCAG GGAACTATTGTTGATAGGATAGACTACAACATCCAGAATGTAGCAAGTACAGTCGATGAGGGCCTCAAGCAATTGCAAAAG GCTGAGAGAACACAGAAACAAGGGGGAATGGTGATGTGTGCTAGCATACTCGTTATCATGTGCTTTGTCATGTTGGTCCTCCTAATTCTCAAGGAGATATTCTTTTGA
- the LOC137745078 gene encoding exonuclease DPD1, chloroplastic/mitochondrial-like, protein MRTLSMCFSSLSQLPRSCSVYSLAHFWSEGFPNLSRTCGYNCSSKLHDSRIYAVDGGNSRKWTRRSLTTKAEGRNKSPIKLRREILDVTVSTSAALNISKMETSQYQQTQPLDFRQAIAQNKDLADLVTVIVFDIETTGFSREKDRIIEVALQDLEGGENSTFQTLVNPERTVLNSHVHGITTDMVNRPDVPRFKDLLPILVKYVKSRQKPGGCVMLVAHNARTFDVPFIRSEFLRCSVDIPSTWLFRDTMPLGREAMKSEGSSSKSISLQALREHFQIPLDGTAHRAMADVKVLSAVLQRLTCILKLPLYSLVGEAFLASEAGTAKKKGSR, encoded by the exons ATGAGAACTTTGTCGATGTGCTTTTCATCTTTATCGCAACTGCCTAGATCATGCAGTGTTTATAGTTTAGCTCATTTTTGGAGTGAAGGTTTTCCCAATTTGAGCAGGACTTGTGGATACAATTGTAGCTCTAAGCTACATGATTCCAGAATTTATGCGGTTGATGGAGGAAACAGTAGGAAATGGACTAGAAGATCTCTGACCACAAAAGCAGAAGGAAGAAACAAGAGCCCCATAAAACTTAGGCGTGAAATTTTAGATGTAACGGTTTCAACAAGCGCTGCATTAAATATAAGTAAAATGGAAACAAGTCAATACCAACAGACTCAACCCTTAGACTTTCGACAGGCAATTGCTCAGAATAAAGACTTAGCCGACTTAGTGACAGTTATTGTTTTCGATATTGAGACTACTGGGTTTAGCAGAGAGAAAGATCGAATCATAGAGGTTGCACTTCAAGATCTTGAAGGGGGTGAAAACAGTACTTTCCAGACACTTGTAAACCCTGAACGCACTGTTCTAAATTCACATGTTCATGGAATTACAACCGATATGGTCAACAGGCCTGATGTTCCAAG GTTCAAGGACCTTTTACCAATCTTAGTCAAGTATGTCAAAAGCCGTCAAAAACCGGGAGGTTGTGTAATGTTGGTTGCTCACAATGCTCGTACTTTTGATGTACCCTTCATTAGAAGTGAATTCCTTCGCTGTTCCGTAGATATTCCTTCAACTTGGCTGTTCAGGGATACCATGCCTTTGGGACGTGAAGCAATGAAGTCTGAAG GATCATCTTCAAAAAGTATATCGTTGCAAGCCCTTCGTGAGCACTTCCAGATTCCGTTGGATGGTACAGCTCACAGAGCCATGGCCGACGTGAAAGTGCTGTCAGCAGTTTTACAAAGGCTGACTTGTATTCTGAAACTCCCACTTTATAGCCTTGTTGGAGAAGCTTTCTTAGCGTCGGAAGCTGGCACTGCAAAGAAAAAGGGTTCCAGATAG